One Podospora pseudopauciseta strain CBS 411.78 chromosome 4, whole genome shotgun sequence genomic window, ACTCGTGCGAAGCCATTCTCTACCGAACCGAGCTACTTTACGATGCCGCCTGGCAGTAGGGGTGGCCAGTCCGACActgatgtggaggaggatgccaaCTACTCCAACCGCCACAGTCGGAGGGGGTCGTATGGGTATGCTTCCTCGGAAGATCAGTTTCCTACCGGCTATCGTCCTCACTATGCTGCTCTGCCGAGCATCAATGACCAGCGCATTGAGCAGTACAGGGAAAACATGTTTTTCTGGATCACGTGGGGTTGCTACGCTGTTGCGTATGTCTTGATGGGGATTGCGACTGTGCTCATCACGGCGGGGCGTAACAAGAAGCGGCTTGAGGTGGACGCGGGTGTGACGCTGGGCATCATGACTTCTCTGGGGCTGGCATGTGCGGCGATTTGTATGACGGTGGCCAGGCAGGAAaggatgggatgggttgggctggtggcGACGTGGATTGCGTTTGCGGGGATATGTGCGACCAACGGGGTGTTGCTTGTGCTTGTGGTTGGGAATGCTCCTCTATGATCAAAGTCTGAGGGAAGGCGTGATAGCCTGATGATCTTGAGACGAGagatctctttttttccctttttttcttctctttggtATTGGGTCATTTTGTATTTAACTGTACGGGTTGCGCATTACATCGGATGGGGTCTCCTGGGTGAGGGAGGCTGTTTTCCGCCATGGGAGCAAAGGTTGCATGATACCAGGTtggttttttcttcttttctttttgagtATACAAAGGCGGCATACATttggtggggaagggggggggaaggagggcgCTTTGAAGGGTAAAAGCAAAGCGGGATATTGTTGAGATGGTTAGCTGTACCTTTTGTGTGTGTAATAGTAACAACAGCAGCGGTTTTGTCATTCACTCTCATATAAGACGAAGacttgatgttgttgtgtgaGCAAGCAATCCAACCCCCACTTCACGAATGAAACCGATTGAATTTCCCCTCATCCACTTAAACGGTCCCTCACTTAAACCCCGCGCTTCACATTCCACCAACCATCCAACAAACATTTCAGAGCTTTTCAACACCCTGGTTATTGAATGacctcacctctctctcttacCTCCATACTAACTAACTAAACCCTGACTTTTTTTATGTTTCTGTTTCCACAATGAGCGACGAAGaccgccccagcagcagcagcagcaaaagggCGTCCCTCCTCAGGCTCAAGTCCAAGGTGAAGGAAGTGAAACAAGTCGTCATGTCCTCCCAGCTACCGCAGACGCACTACAAGAAGGAGGTGACGCGGCCGACTCGGCTGACGGGGTTGTTTCCTAATACAACCAACCCGGTTGTGTTCTCTGCGCCGATGCTAGGGACGGCGAACGGGAGGTTGGCGGCCGAGGTGAGCAAGGCGGGGGGGTTTGGTATGTttcccccttctctctctctgtaaATGTGAAAaggggtgctgctgctgatgatgatgatggtggtgatgatgatgatagggTTCATCCCCGCGGGATATAACTTCAACCCCGAATCCGGACCGGATCATCTAGGGcagttgggggaggagctgaaAATCGCGAGGAAGGTGCTGGATTTGGAGCAGGCGACGCTGACGGCTGTcccggtgggggtggggttcATTCTTTGTCATGAGAGTGCGAGGACGCATTTTATCGAGAGGGCTATTCCCGTTTTGCAGGAGTATTCCCCCCAGGCGGTGTGGCTTTTTGCTCcgagggtggaggatgtggaggggggggtggtgagggggattATTGACGTGTTGCATGATAATGGGTTTGTGGTTTTTTACCAGGTCGGGACGGTGAAGGCGGTGAAAGAGGCGGTTAGGGATGGGGcggatgtggttgttgctcAGGGGACGGATGCGGGGGGGCATCAGTTTGCTAGGGGGGCGGGGACGATGAGTtttttgagggaggtggtggaggttgttaagggggagaaggagaggacggggagggaggtggaggttgtgggggcggggggggttgtggatgggaggggggtggtggctgcgTTGGCTTTGGGTGAGTACCCAGCTGGGATTGAGAGAGAAGGGGACGGGGGCTGACTAGAGGGTTATACAGGGGTTGATGCGGTTGTTATGGGGACGAGGGTGAGTTTTGAGCTTCGGGATGGGACATGGAATGAGGCTGACAAGGAGATAGTTCATTCTCGCTGAGGAGGCGACGACGCCAAAGTTTAAGCAGGAGCTGATTGCAAAGACAACGGACGGGGCCTCGTCAACTTTCAAGTAAGATAGCAGTTGTGGAAATCTTTTGGGGGTCAGGGCTGACATGACGACAGACATACGGTCATGGACGACATTCAGGGCACCACCATCTGGCCAAAGATCTATGACGGCCGAGCCATTGTTGGGGGTTCGGTTGAGGACCATCTTAACGGGGTGCCAGTGGAGGACAACATCCGGCTTTTCAAGGAAGCTGCAGAGAAGGGCGAGACGGACAGGACGATTACTTGGGCGTAAGTACGCACGGCAGTTTTAGAAACAGAATATATTTGCTAACAGTCATCAGTGGAAGCGGCGTTGGATTGGTCAGCAAGATCCAGCCGGCTGGTGAGATTGTCAAGGAAGTGCGCGAAGAAGCGCTTCAACGCATCAAGGAACTGCAAACATTGTTTTAAACGCCTATTTTCGTGTATAACCATAGATCATCAACGCATTTCTAAACCAACGCCGCTCGCTCGTCTGTTTATGTACATTTCATTCGTCACACATCATCTTACAAATCTTCCTTCGCGCCAGTCTGCTTCTCTACCGCCGGCTCATCCACGCCATCTCTGGAGTAGACCTTCTTTCCCGCAACCCAGgtctccctcaccttcaaGAACCTGATTTCTTCCTCCCCTACCTTCAAAACATCCTcgtccatcaccacccaatCGGCgaatcccccctccctgaTCACaccggccttcttctcccaaaACGCCGCGTAGGCAGGGCCCCTGGTAAACCCGTCAAATGCCTGCCGCACGCTCAACCCTTCCTGCTCTTTATACCACCCACCTTCCCACCCTGGCGGCCCAATGCCTGTATGTGGACTCTTCCTCGTAACGGCAGCATATACTCCCTCAAAGGGATTCGGCGGCTCCACGGGGAAGTCACTCCCCAGCACCGGCGGCCCAACATCCCACATGGACCTCATCCTGTACGCCTCCCTCGCGATCCTTTCCTTACCCAGCCGTTCCTCCGCATAGGCCATATCAGAAGTAGCGTGGGTAGGCTGGATGCTGGGTATGATTCCCAGCTCTCTCATCCGGGCTTGATCGTTTGGGTGAATGATTTGTGCGTGCTCGATGCGGAAACGGCAGCTGATCTGCTGGCACATCATGGGTGGGATGCCGTAAGGGCAGACCTCGAGGTCGTCGAGGGCCGTGGCTAAGGAGTCAATGGCGTGGCGGTTGGCCAGGTCACCGATGGCGTGGATGTTGACTTGATACTTGGCCTTTGCccaggagagggcgagggagtgGAGGGTGCTGGCATTGACGAGGAGAGAGCCAGAGGTAGAAGGACGGTCCGAGTAAGGGTCGATCATGGCGCTGCCCCAGGAACCGAGGGCACCATCTGTTTTCTGTCAGCAAtcctaaaaaaaaaaaaaaacagagaCATACCAGCAAAAAGCTTCACActccccaccctcaaccaccccccttccaaatccaccttcctcgccacctCTGGACAGAAAGTATTTCTCTCCGGGCACTCAACCATGGCATACACCCTCACCGTCCACTCCTCTttgtccttcttcaccatctcctcatAGAGATCAATATCCCTCGGCAGCACACCCGCATCATGCATCCCCACCAGTCCAACTTTGTTCAACTCCCTCATCGCACTGCCCACAAACTTCTTTTTCTGGGCGGCGTTTGGTTTGGGCCACAAACCAGTAACAATATCCATAGCATTATCACAAAACACGCCCATCCCCGGCTCCCTCACAATCTGCCCCCCTGGAACCTCCCCAGGCAATTTGTCTATATCAATCAAATCCAGAACCGCCTGCGAAACCCAAGTACAGTGCACATCCACCCGATCCAGCATGAAGAACTTATCCCTcaactcctcatcatcactcagcCAGTCCTATCCCTTTCTCGTCAgcgccccccccctccctttttcttATGTGTAAAAATGTAACTCACAGCAGTAggcatcccctccctcaacaacccctgatcccaccccacccccctaaCCCAATTCCCCCTtgatccaacccccccctccccctttcgTGActctaaatacttttttattcTCGCtgtcacctcctccttcgaCCTGGCCCCAAACAAATCCACCCCGTGCAAAAACTCGCCGTATTGTAACAAATGTCCGTGTCCGTCCCACAATCCGGGGAGTACATACCCCTTCCTCTTgttctcttctcctttgcTGGGAAAAACACGGGTTATGAGGCCAGTGGAGGGGTCAACACCGAGGCAGTTCccttgctcctcctctgtcCTGTCAGAGGcaaaggaggtggtgatggggtggtcGTAGCAGTGGAttatctcctcctctttcgTAGCGGTTACCGAGGCGAGAAAGGTTGTGAGAGAAGAGGTGTATTTATCCCAAGTGTAAGCAACGTCAACAGGGAGCTGGTAGACCACCATCTCAGCCAACTGCACCGGTCCATGACGGTACAGCAGGGCGGACAACAGCCCCGTCAAAGCGAGGGTTGCCAGCCCCAgcaggaggcggaggggtgACAAGGCCATGAATCGCTTCTCTCTTGTCGCAGGTATCCTAAGTCAAGGTAGACGTCACAAGCggaaggggtggtttgaGAAATTATACAGGaaattttttttgtttttaccaaaaagaaaaaaaaagtcaacGTCAGGTCGAAATCAAGCTGCACCTCCAGGAAGTCtcgtccccaccaccaaatccTCGGCCCGCCTGCAGACACCGACTGATCGGCGCCGGGCCGATGCTCGCCGGGCTCTGCCTGCCGCCCTTTGCATTTGAAGACATTAATTATACCCCCAGATGAGCAGTGAACTCGATACATGAAGAGAGCATTTTAACACTGACTCATATTCCATAAAATGCATGCTAAACAGCTAGCTAGCCAAAGTTTACAGATAACCCCCTCCCGCTCTCTTCCCTGCCGGTCAACAAGTAACCCAGCCGTTTACAGCTTATTCATCCCCCCAAACTTAATGATTGATccttcctcatccaccaacacccaTGCGTGTTTCTATACTTACAAttttccccctccatcacccccccccaccttcttccaccacacAACACAAACATCACCCGGTGAAGAGCTTTGAAAATGAATGatgcctcccctcccccccttaaCCTTAACCCAACCAATGTAGTATGGAAAAAgacacaagaaaaaaaaagaacaatcCACTTCAGCACGTTCATTATGCTtaacctctctctctctctctctctctctctctctcacacacacacacacacacacacagcccaAAGGATACCTTCCCTTACCCTACTACCCGCTAGCCCTTCCCTAAACAACATATTGACCACCTAAaaaacaacatcaaacaCCCTCAGCCCTCCCTTCTCCAGAACACCGCAAAACAAAATTACTCCTGTCCGAAACCCAtcgtctcctccaccgcaaTCGTCAACTTGTTCTGCAACATCGCCAAATCCTTGTACGGCGGAAGATCCAAACGGTTGAAGCTATTCCCCCAAAGTTAGTAACCAACTCCAAATATtccagaaacaaaaaacatACCAAGTATGCGCCTTTGGCAAATTCGTAATCTCCCCCGCCTTCTCAATAGTGAACCTTCTCGGCCCATCACTCCCCTGCAGATCCTTGAACCCGTTCACCGGAATCCTCGACGTGCCCGTCGTGAATTGCAGCAGCCTGCTCTTCTGCTCCCCGTCCCAGCTCCTTACCGTCTGCCAAAAGAACTGAATCACCTCGTCGCTCTCGGTGTATCCCCTGTAATCGGTGTGCTTCTTCCAGTCGTCCACGTCAATCTCGGCAATACCGCCAATCAGTagctccagctccctctcGTCAAAGACATTGATCAGATCATGAGGAATAAGCTCCTGGAACCCCTCCTTGAACGCCTGGAACTGCTCCGCAATTCTCTTTTCGATCCTCCACTTGACCATCAGGTCCACATACTCCTTCTTGTTCTCTTCCGTCACGTCAATGTTGCGCCCGTTGGGCTTGAGGTCCTCGACAGCAATCACGCCGAAGCGCTCGTCTTCAGTAGAGAAAGTCATCTCCAGCCCGGCATCCGTAATGTCGTTGTCCAGAATCCACTGCAGCGACCGGTGGAAGTCAGCGTCGACACCCTCCATGTCAGCCAGCACCACTGCCTTGCCAAGCACCATCTTGTACAGCGCTCCGATGAAGAAGGCGTCGAGGAATCTGCGGTGGAAAATGGCAAGACCGACAACACGGCCAATAAACTTGAAATAGTTCAGGTGCTCGGGATTGATGCCCGAGTGCGGGTTGATCTGCAGCGTGTAATTGTCGTGCGCCGAGTACTCGAACAAGCAATAGAACGGGTTGAACATCTCGTGCgacaagaggaagaagaactCTCTCGACAGACCACCATAATCCAGACCATCTTCGCCGTCGAATTTGATCATCAGTCTCTTCTTCAGGTCCGTGGCTGACTGGCGACTAATCTCGGCGAACGAGTCCTCAAAGATGTGCGAGCGTCTAACCTTGATGTGGCATTGCCCGGAGAGGATTCGCATGGCGGGCTGAGACCGGAAGTAAATCAGCTTCCTCCTGAAATCACGCTTGTACTGTGGCACGTTCTGGTCGAGCGACGACGGCAACCTTGGGTCATCCCAGGTGgttgtcttggtgttgtggtcCACAAAGTAGACGCGAGCTGTGTTAGTCAGGCGCATCTCCCATCCGCTGGGCAAGGGGCCAAGCTGTGACactggctgctgctggattCTTCCGTTGTCGTTATTGCCGCCATACATCCTTATGTACTGCTGGCGTCGCGGGTCGACCCACGTCGTTGTGCGTGTGTTGTGGTCGACAAAGTAAGCTCTGCCTTCGGGTGTCCACCTCTGCTCCCAGCCAGGTGGAAGCTCGCCGCTACCGGCCGTTGTAGCCCCGGTGTTCatcatggtggtggcatTGGCTTGCGAGGCGGCTGCTTGCTGCgcctgctgttgttgaagtgTTGGCGAGTTGGCACCAGTTCGATCTTCGGGGAGCGTGCGGTTCTGGTGTCTCTGTCTTTCCACTTGGGTATTCGCCTCGGCCACCCGGTTCTCGGCAGCCCCCGTCGCCCCCGTCGGTCTGTTCCAGCTCGTCGTTCGCGTATTGTGATCAACATAGTAGGTTCTCCCCAGGTTGTCCTCGCGACGTTCCCAGCCTGCTGGCAGACGGCCTTGCGAGTCTTCAAACGGGCTCAGCGTGCTATTTGTTTGTCGGGCTTGGGCGACGGCACCGTTCGTGACAGGACCGTTCGAAGCAGGAGTGGCAGCTGAAGGGTTCGACGCAAGGCTTGAGGGACGATGGGGGATAGCTAGTTGCCCAGCCGCGCTGGAGCCGCCGTTGGGGCGTGACATGGCTGAAGATGGTCGTTCTGAAGAAGCTTCCCCGTTAGAAAGATTAGGGGTTGCAGGATTGAGGAGCGATGGTCTGCTGGACGACGGAGCCGATGGTAAAAgagcttgttgctgctgagcacGTGCGGGAGCTGTCATGTTAGTAGACAGGTTTATAATAAGCTTGCCGTGCACCACAAGGTTGTCTGTGGACTTCTTAAGGTCCCGCGTGAGCATCTGGTCTATGATTGGGATAAGTTAGCTGAAAGGGATGCCCAGGCGCGGGAAAGGGGCTGGCTCCGTACCATCAGATTCGGGACTGAGCTCGATAACATCCCCAACGCGAATATTAATCACCCCTAGGAAGCCCtgatccttcttcttgaatTTCTTCTGGTCGAACACTTGCACGGCGAGGATGCTGTCCTCGTTCACCTTGCTGCGTCGAGTCAGTACGACATCAGGGGAAAACTGCCCCTCCATGGGCACCTGGGGAGGCCGCCACTTACAAATCAAAGCTTTCATTCCAATATGGGTTCAGTGTCCGCTTGGAAACCTGTGTTGTCTTGGTTTGCTCGCCATTGATGGTTGCTACCGCAAAGGGATCGGGGAATCCTGAAGGCCAGCAAGTCAGCATTCCTGTTCAAGAACCACAGCATCCAACAGCCGGAACCCAGCACTCCGGGACCACCTACGGAAGACATCCCGCTTGTATAAGCCATCGGCCGCAATAACTTGGAACACGAAGTTAGTACTGTTGATACTAGTGCAAAGGGCTGGGGTTGGGCTCGAGTTTACTTGTAACACGAAGGTTGTTTCCTTGGCTGTCGCAAGGGGTCAGTCAGCTCAGTATTTCCTCGTCAGAAGACAGGAGTAGGGACTCACGCCGAAGGCCCTGCTTGACTGCCACTCATGATTGCAAACAGTGCAAGTCAATCTCGCACGTGTGGCGTTGGTGTTTCTGTGACCTTTTCGTCTGGACTTCTCCTGTCGTCCTTCGTCCGAGTGGGCGGTCCGCTGTTGGCGGGGATGTGTGGTTGGCTGTCGGTCAAGCAAGGGGAGGTTCGCAACGAGAAAAGGCTGGATGAGATGCCGAGATGCGGGCGGCCAAAGCGCTCGGTGATGGAGGGATCTCGATTCGATGACTGACACTCAGCCGGGCGACGCGAATGAAGGCGCGATGAGGTGCTAGACTGCGTGTTGTAGATGCATGCGCAGCATTAAACGATGGGGAGCGCAGCTGGGCCGTCGAGGGATTGTGAGAGTGGTGAGTATGGTATGGTGAGGCTGTGCTTGTTGCTCTTCTGTCCCGGGCCCCCCCCCCGCTTTGGGAACCTCTGTCGCTCGAGCCTGAGGCGGCGGGCGGCTAGTTTGTTACTGGTTGGAAGCGAGGCCGTGACGCAGTTAAGCCAGGTACCCTGTGTAAGGGCTAGGTGGTTCGAGTACCCCGTACAGGGAGAGCTTTGTTCTGCTGGAATCTTGGAAAACGCAAAGACAAGACAGGAcgagacaagacaagacaagaaaagagCAAGACAGCTTCAGTCCAGAGCAGCCAGAGCAGCCAGAGCAGCCAGAGCAGCCAGAGCGGTCAAGCATACGGTGGTCATCAGAGAGAGCATGTGAGGTGTAGGGTGCGGTCATTGTGTCCCAAGCAGCTTTGCCCAGCGTTGCCTCCAGTACCTTCCTAGCACAGAAAAGGATCCATCCGTCCTTAGTGGCTTCTGGAGGGTGATCGCGCAACTACTTTCTCGCACAGTGTGTTCCTCCTGCAGCGAAACAGTTACCCCTGAGTGACAGCCAGGTGGTGAGATTTTCTCTTCGTATCTTCCACGTGAGGCTTGCACGGCTTGATCTTGCGCAAGTTTCGGGTCAGGCCGGCAATTCGATGTAGGATCTACTAATTGTTGTGGCGCTGGAAACACCGTCAACTAACTGTCTTGGGATTTCGAGGTTCGGTACACCGTGTTAAAATCAGATATGCACCGTGTAAGGATTGGTGGAACATGTCCCGAACCGTCAGAAAGTTGCCCCTCGGATTATTTTGTGAATCAGCCTTTACGAGTATAAGAGCTCCCAGCCGGGATTTTTTGCGAGAAATAACAAGGCACTCTTGAGTCTGCCTGTAATCTCCGCGTATAGGCCTCACACATCCCAGACGGTTGCTTTTCATTCCGAAATAGAGGCGCCTTATCTTGTCGGAATCTACCACAATATCCAGACTCACTCACCCTCAAGCCATCTGGTACATACATAGAAATAAATAAGCGCAGGGTAGGGAAGCTAGGCTTATGTTTCTATATTCGACATGCCGTTACTCCGCTAGTGCCCCAAGATGGATGCCACACAGAAATCCACGCAACCAAGGGGCAAAGTCCAGCGGTTGGCAACCGGACAGAAGATGCCTAGCCACCAGGGTCCATCAACTTGGTATTTGATGAGTAATTGtacccttttctttttacctATCCCCCCGACTCCTAAACCGAAGCAAACAATAATAGCAATTATTCGCCATGTCCCGTCTCTTGATATACAACTTTGGACAATAAGGGTGTCGATTCGACTGTCCCTTCCAATGTTGCCCTAAGGGTTGACATTCCATTCACCTCGAGCCAGAGGAGACTCTGGAAACCTCCCTCTCAGTGGCCGTAATGGCTTACCTCTCCAACCAGGATAACAACAATCCAATGGCCTCCGTGAACGCCAAAAACCCCTGGCTCCGGACAGGCGACAGACCTCTCCTTGACATCAATGCCACCCCGGGTACCGCTGAAATCTTCCACCCCTTGACGTTTAGTAAGGGGCgattcctcctctgccccgGCCGCGGTAACCGCCGCGATAACCCCCGCCAtagaaaccaccaccaccgccccgaccaaaccctccaccacccctaccaaaccctccaaaccctccacgaccaccaccacgataCCCACCCCTGCCGCGTCCTCGAGACATGCCGGGCAAGTTCGTACGTTTTGGCTCAACCTTGATATTCCGTCCCTTGAAAAGGCTGTCATTCAACACCAACGCCTGAGCCACCATGTTGGGTTCCGAAAACTCGACATATGCGTAGCTGTCCCAAAACACCATGTCagtcctctctctctctctctctctctctctctctctctctctctctctctctctctctctctctctctctctctctctctctctctctctctctctctctctctctctctctctctctctctctctctctctctctctctctctttcttttgtGCCTTTCAATCCCACCCAGACTGCAAAAAGTAAAACTCACCCCTTTGGCTGCCCGGTAAACTTGTCCAACAAAATCGTCACCCTGTTGATGCTCCCACACTCCCCAAAGTGGCTCTGCAGCTCCTCAGGCGAGGTGGAGTAATCCACATTGCCCACAAACACGCTCCGGTTGTCGATATCTTCCTTATCGTCCTGCAGCCCCTGTCTTTCCTGATCCATCGACGCTTGCATCTCCCTAAGCTTGGCCGCTTCGGCTTCCATCTCGGCAACGCGCCTCTTCATGGCAGAGATCTCCTCCTgtatgttttgttttggagCCCGGTCAGtctttttggtttcttctattttttgttttttttctttaaagttGATCAAGGCGCCGTACCTCATCATTCCCATCTTCGCCCTCGCCGTGAACTCTGTTTTCTTCTCCCTGGGGGGGCTTGTCTTCTGGCTTGGGGGAGCTCATTTTGGCTTTTCGGCTTTGAGTTGTGGAGAGCAGGAGTTGCGAAATTTGAtcgggtggggagggggtttcgAGGTTGCGAAGTTCTGTTGGGATGGCGGAAAGGACCTGAAATCGTGGCGGTTAGCATGAGACCTCGTGGTCGGGGTCATATGTAGATAGGCGTCACGGAGGCCCGGGGAGCTATTCCCAATGACGCGAACACGCGCGGCAGCCACACGAAAACGCCAAGGGAGGTTGTATCAGATAACTCTCCCACCCAGCTGCTGAGGCGGAGAGACAGGCTTACTGGGATGCAAAGTGTAATTCTTCTGGCAAAATTTTGTCGTCGGGATAGGTCCTGCTTGTGTTTAAAACAGGAAAGAGAGGTGTAGCAAAGTTGCGATCAGAAGTCGTCGCCCTGGCCAGTTTGGGTCCGCAAGGCTGGGATCTCGTTGTAACTTGTAGCCGATCGGCGAATTGCCGGACTGGGGTCTGGGTTTGCGATTTCTcctgggttagggttgtggTAGCCATCAAGATTCTTGCTAGCTTGATATGTGAAACATTTCCCCATGCAACAGCCTTCGTTGAAACAGAGTACGGTTCAATCTTCTTTATCAGCTTTGTTCGCCGGAGAACGGCTCCTTAGGTCAAACGACCTCATAAACGTTCACTTATCCCCAATTTTTCTGTCATTATGGGTTGTTTGCAGTCTGCGGCTGCAATAGCCTATCACCATGGGGGGAAAGCAGGCAAAACAAATGTGTACAGAAAGACCTGATATCTATACAACAAGCTACCTAGCTACCATACTCGTATGTAAGATTTTCTCTTGTTATAACCTGATCCACTCATCTCGCAGTCAATATTCCCTtactcttctccttctcatcaCAAAGCCCTCTCCGCCCACTCATCTCTCATATCATAGGCACTAACATCACTCCTCGTCTCATCCCTCCCGCTCACCCTCTCCTATCAAAGAAAATCATCCTCCCATAAAACCTaatcccccttccaccaacccatccccccaaaaacTTGATATAGCTcccgtcaccctcctcatTATACCTACCCCCCTTGctcgtcctcccccctccacctgaGATAATGCCTCTCGTTCGAGGACTGATACGGCCGCTGCTCCAACCTCGAAATCCCCTCCACCGGACCCAGTACGAACGATCCCCAGAGGGCATTCCCATCCATAGTGACTGTCATTCTTGATTCACCCCTCTCGTCATAGCTAGGGTCTTCAGGTTGGAGTTCATAGTTTCCgttgaggaggctgagaGGCGGGAAGGATGCACTGCCCGGTGGGGTTGGAGTACTGGCTGTAGTTGTCATAGGTTGGTGAACCAggatagggagggggagggtcgTCGTTGAGGTTGGAGCTGCTGTAGGAGTTCCAAGTGGAaggggtgctgctgctgtgcttggaggggttgctggtTGATTTGGTGTGGCCGCCAAGGGGGCAGCTCCAGTTGTTACGGCGGGCAGTTTGGATCTGTcgggaggatggaggagcgGGGGTTGACGAGGCGGGTAGTGGGCGGGATGAGCTGCTCGCGATGTGGGAGTCGCCTCTGCCTCGGGAGCAGCGGGCGGTTTGCTTTGTGCGTTGTATGGTGGGCtcagggggggggggtggtgatggccttGAGGAGACAGCGTGGGAGTTAGCTCTGCTTGCGGAGGTGCCCCCTCGACGGGCGGTCTGCTTCTTTGCGGGAGCTGGCTCGGCGGCAGGTGGCTTGGGGGCAGccttgggtttgggagtaGCGATTgtcctcgccttcttggtAGCAGTTGCGCTACTCGGTCCAGTGTGGGCGTTGTCATCGGTGGCCTTACGCTTGGTACCCCCcttggtagtggtggtggtctggtTCTTCAAAGCTTGCTTGGCTTCGCGGTCGCGCGTCGTCCACTCCTTCTTCAAGTCGGCCTCCAACTTGAGGACGGTTTTCGGCACAGTCAACTTTCCACCATTGAGAGCTTCATACAGCCTCATCTTGGCTGTACCCTTGTTCTTGGATGGTGGCAGGCCATAATGTATCAGCTGAGCTTCACACCAGTGAGCAGGGTGGTCCTTTCAGCTGTCAGGTGCCATCCAACTGCGACTTGGTTTCTGGGACCGTGGCCTGACGATGAAGA contains:
- a CDS encoding hypothetical protein (EggNog:ENOG503P1V4; COG:E) gives rise to the protein MSDEDRPSSSSSKRASLLRLKSKVKEVKQVVMSSQLPQTHYKKEVTRPTRLTGLFPNTTNPVVFSAPMLGTANGRLAAEVSKAGGFGFIPAGYNFNPESGPDHLGQLGEELKIARKVLDLEQATLTAVPVGVGFILCHESARTHFIERAIPVLQEYSPQAVWLFAPRVEDVEGGVVRGIIDVLHDNGFVVFYQVGTVKAVKEAVRDGADVVVAQGTDAGGHQFARGAGTMSFLREVVEVVKGEKERTGREVEVVGAGGVVDGRGVVAALALGVDAVVMGTRFILAEEATTPKFKQELIAKTTDGASSTFKHTVMDDIQGTTIWPKIYDGRAIVGGSVEDHLNGVPVEDNIRLFKEAAEKGETDRTITWAGSGVGLVSKIQPAGEIVKEVREEALQRIKELQTLF
- a CDS encoding hypothetical protein (EggNog:ENOG503NXIW; COG:G), which gives rise to MALSPLRLLLGLATLALTGLLSALLYRHGPVQLAEMVVYQLPVDVAYTWDKYTSSLTTFLASVTATKEEEIIHCYDHPITTSFASDRTEEEQGNCLGVDPSTGLITRVFPSKGEENKRKGYVLPGLWDGHGHLLQYGEFLHGVDLFGARSKEEVTARIKKYLESRKGEGGVGSRGNWVRGVGWDQGLLREGMPTADWLSDDEELRDKFFMLDRVDVHCTWVSQAVLDLIDIDKLPGEVPGGQIVREPGMGVFCDNAMDIVTGLWPKPNAAQKKKFVGSAMRELNKVGLVGMHDAGVLPRDIDLYEEMVKKDKEEWTVRVYAMVECPERNTFCPEVARKVDLEGGWLRVGSVKLFADGALGSWGSAMIDPYSDRPSTSGSLLVNASTLHSLALSWAKAKYQVNIHAIGDLANRHAIDSLATALDDLEVCPYGIPPMMCQQISCRFRIEHAQIIHPNDQARMRELGIIPSIQPTHATSDMAYAEERLGKERIAREAYRMRSMWDVGPPVLGSDFPVEPPNPFEGVYAAVTRKSPHTGIGPPGWEGGWYKEQEGLSVRQAFDGFTRGPAYAAFWEKKAGVIREGGFADWVVMDEDVLKVGEEEIRFLKVRETWVAGKKVYSRDGVDEPAVEKQTGAKEDL
- the RSP5 gene encoding NEDD4 E3 ubiquitin-protein ligase (EggNog:ENOG503NWRW; COG:O); the protein is MSGSQAGPSAQGNNLRVTIIAADGLYKRDVFRFPDPFAVATINGEQTKTTQVSKRTLNPYWNESFDFKVNEDSILAVQVFDQKKFKKKDQGFLGVINIRVGDVIELSPESDDQMLTRDLKKSTDNLVVHGKLIINLSTNMTAPARAQQQQALLPSAPSSSRPSLLNPATPNLSNGEASSERPSSAMSRPNGGSSAAGQLAIPHRPSSLASNPSAATPASNGPVTNGAVAQARQTNSTLSPFEDSQGRLPAGWERREDNLGRTYYVDHNTRTTSWNRPTGATGAAENRVAEANTQVERQRHQNRTLPEDRTGANSPTLQQQQAQQAAASQANATTMMNTGATTAGSGELPPGWEQRWTPEGRAYFVDHNTRTTTWVDPRRQQYIRMYGGNNDNGRIQQQPVSQLGPLPSGWEMRLTNTARVYFVDHNTKTTTWDDPRLPSSLDQNVPQYKRDFRRKLIYFRSQPAMRILSGQCHIKVRRSHIFEDSFAEISRQSATDLKKRLMIKFDGEDGLDYGGLSREFFFLLSHEMFNPFYCLFEYSAHDNYTLQINPHSGINPEHLNYFKFIGRVVGLAIFHRRFLDAFFIGALYKMVLGKAVVLADMEGVDADFHRSLQWILDNDITDAGLEMTFSTEDERFGVIAVEDLKPNGRNIDVTEENKKEYVDLMVKWRIEKRIAEQFQAFKEGFQELIPHDLINVFDERELELLIGGIAEIDVDDWKKHTDYRGYTESDEVIQFFWQTVRSWDGEQKSRLLQFTTGTSRIPVNGFKDLQGSDGPRRFTIEKAGEITNLPKAHTCFNRLDLPPYKDLAMLQNKLTIAVEETMGFGQE
- a CDS encoding hypothetical protein (COG:A; EggNog:ENOG503P2UD), giving the protein MSSPKPEDKPPQGEENRVHGEGEDGNDEEEISAMKRRVAEMEAEAAKLREMQASMDQERQGLQDDKEDIDNRSVFVGNVDYSTSPEELQSHFGECGSINRVTILLDKFTGQPKGYAYVEFSEPNMVAQALVLNDSLFKGRNIKVEPKRTNLPGMSRGRGRGGYRGGGRGGFGGFGRGGGGFGRGGGGGFYGGGYRGGYRGRGRGGIAPY